The DNA segment AGGCTACCGCAGCTATCGCATCTTTGTTAGCGGGCCGTATTGTCGTTACCCAGGAAGAAGTGTCGGTTCCATGGAAGAAGCTGCTGTTCAACCAGTTCCACGATATTCTGCCGGGCAGCCATACCGCTCCGGTAGGGACAGATGCGATCCAAATGTATCAGGAAATGAATGAAGAATTCTATGAGCTGAATTCCAGAGCGCTGGAGGTTCTGACTCAGCCTGAGAACGGAAGCTTTGTAGCGGTTAATGCCTTTTCCGATAAGCAGACGATTTCCTATTTTGAACAGCCTGTAACGGTGCCGTCGATGATAGACAAATCTGGCCGGATTTACCCGGTGCAAAAGCAGGTATCGGCTGAAGGCGGAGAAAGATACTGCACTGAGATTGAGCTTGATGGCTTCAGCTTGGGTGAGTTCAAAGCTTCGGAGACGGTTGTCGAGAAGGCGGAAGATCTTCGGGTGTCCACAACTTGCCTAGAGAACGCACTTGTGTCTGTTCATTTGGATGCGGAAGGTAATATCATTCAGATGGTGGACAAAGTTCGTCAGCAGCAGGTTAATGCGCCAGGCGCTCTGCTGAACCAATGGCAATTGTTTGAGGACTGCCCAGGAACGTATAATGCTTGGGATATTGTAAAATCGTACACGGATCATCAAATTAACTTCGATGGCTGGAACAACATCACTGTAGTAGAAGATGGCCCGATCTCCGTAGCGATTCGCATGGAGAAGTCCTTCAGCAAGAGCCGGGCAGTGCAAATTGTCCGTCTGTATGCGGAAAGCCCTCGCGTTGACTTTGAAACCTGGATCGACTGGCGCGAGAAGGAAAAGCTGTTGAAAGTAGCATTCCCTGTGAATGTAAAAGCAAGAACCTACACAACAGATACTTCGGCGGGCGTGCTGGAGCGAATGAACAATAAGAACACGACCTGGGAGCAGGCGCGTTTCGAGGTGCCGTGCCACAAATGGGTTGATCTGTCTGAAGGTACGTTTGGAGTTTCGATTCTGAACGATTGCAAATATGGCTGCGATGTAGAGGATAATGTGATTCGCCTCAGTCTATTGAAGGCTCCGATTCGTCCTGATCGGGAAAGCGATCTGGGTACACATTACTTTACTTATTCGATCTATCCACACGGTTCAAGCGCGATTACCGAAGGCATGGTCGAAAGTGCCTATCAGCTTAATCAGCCTGCGCCTATTTATTCGGATCGAAGGTTGTCTGTTGCTGAGGGAAGCCTTCTGGAGAATACGGCATCCGCATTGAAGGTACAAGCGTTCAAGCTTGCGGAGGATGGCAGCAATGATGTTATTCTACGCTTGACTGAAGTTTACGGCTCACGCGGCACAGCTCGGATTACTCTGCCGTTTGCAATCGGGTCTGCGATGGAATGTGATTTGATGGAGAATGTGGAGAAGCCAGTAGCCTTTGAGCAAAATACGATTGAGGTTCCGTATACTCCTAATCAGATCATTAGCGTGAGGTTAACACAGAAGTAAGGCATCTATGTCAGTCTAGTTGAGAAATAAATTAGCACAGAGAAGGCAGTCCGCCCTCGAGAGAGGATGGGCTGCCTTTATTCGTGTTTCGGATGCGATGGTTTGAAGATGCACGTTGAGCCTGTGTTGACAGCCTTGGGATGGCAAACCTAAACTTGAGGAAGCTTTAATGTAGCGGTGGAGGTAGTTTTTATGAAAATATTGTACAAAGCTATAATTCATCTGGTAAAGTGATGCCGTGCTGGTAATACGGATTAGAGCTATTTCGCAACTGGAAGCTGGGATGAATTGATTAATGCTATTGAGCAATAGGGTAACTGAACAGCTAAAAGAATGTCATGAGGAAAGCTAAAGGTTTGGTATGATCCAAAATATTTATATAAGCTAAAGTGGGGTATAAAAGTGTTCATTCAAATTGTAGCCGTTGGCAAATTGAAGGAGAAGTATTTGGTACAGGGGATCGCGGAGTATGCAAAGCGGCTTGCCCCGTATGTGAAATTTCAAGTCGTGGAGGTGCCCGACGAGAAGGCGCCGGAGACGATGAGTGAGGCGGAGGTGCAGGCGGTGAAGGCACGCGAGGGCGAGCGCGTGCTGGCCCAGGTGAAGAGCGATGCGCATGTCATCGCTCTGGATGTGGGCGGCGAGCTATGGAGCTCGGAGGAGCTCGCCGCTTGCGTGGACAGGCTCGGCACATATGGGACGAGCCATGTCGTGTTTGTCATCGGCGGGAGCCATGGGCTCGCCGATGGGGTGCTCAGCCGCGCACAGCAACGGCTGTCGTTTGGGCGCATGACGCTGCCTCATCAGCTCATGCGCCTGGTGTTGGTGGAGCAGATTTATCGTGCGGTGAAGATCAATCGCGGTGAACCGTATCATAAATGACGCAAAATCTTTTAATCTCTGCGGGGAACTTTATCTACGTTATACTATTTGAGCATTTTGCATTAACCTGAGCCCTTGCTAGACAAAGGTTTTCAAACATAAAAAAAGGACTTCACCCCAACTTGGAGAAGTTTTCAAGTGACTAAACAAGAAAACCCAAGGGGGAGAAGTCACTATGTATATTCTACAAGAAAGTCTATTTTCCTTTGAAGAACTTCAAAAACTTGAATTTAAAGAACGTTTGCCTATCTTCTTCAGTGCCCTGGACTTACGACCTTATGCTAAAGATTTGAGAAGTCATTCACCCCGAGGTGCCGATGGGCACTGCCGACAAGGGATTCTTCGCGCATTGCTTGCAGCGCCGCTGGAGAACATGGATACATTTAGTGGCTTGCATCGTCGTCTGGATATGGATCTTCGTTTCCGTTACCAATGCGGACTCAGGCTTGATCGAAAAGCTCCATCAATCGCCACATTAAGCCGCGTTTTCACTGAGCTAACGAATAAGGGATTGGCAAAACGTCTGTTTGAGGATCTCGTCACACGCTGTAAGCAGGAAGGAATCATCGATGGAAGTCACGTGGCGATGGACAGCGCAGCGATCCATGCCTACGAGAAGAAACAGCCGAAGCGCAAAAGTGAGCTGACGGGGAATGCCAACTGGGGCGCGAAGTTTGACTCCTTTGGTAACAAGGTCAAGTGGTTCGGCTATAAGCTTCATCTTGCTGTCGACACCGCTAGCGAACTGCCCCTGGCCCTCTCGGTTACACCGGCTCATGTCAATGACGGTGATCTGGCACCCGCTCTTATGGAACAAGTGGCTGCCGATGCGAAAGTGAAGTTCTTTGTGTTTGATGCTGGGTATGACCAACTTAAAAACTATGAAGCGGCACGGAAGCTCAAAGCGCAAGCGATTATCCCGATGAATCTTCGCAATGAGAAGGAACCGCCTGCAGGTATAACATCTAACGGTACACCTTGCTGCTCCATGGGTTTTGCCATGACATACTGGGGAGTAGATGGCGATCACCTGAAATTCCGGTGTCCCCATGCGACCGGCAAGGTGGATTGTCCGCTGGGGATGGCAGCCTGTTCATCTTCCAACTATGGAATGGTGCTCAAGGTTGATACAAAAAGCGATTTGCGCCGTTATTCAAGTCCGCACCGGAACACGAAACGTTGGCAAGAACTTTACAAAGAAAGAACGAGTGTAGAACGCTGCAACTCCCGAATGAAAACCTATTTGACCGCAGACGCCATGCATGTTTGGGGCATAGAGAAAGTCATAACTCACCAATATTTAAATGCAATTGTATTGCTGGCTTCTGCCCTGGCAATGGCTCAGAAATACAGAAAAGTCGCTGCTTAAAATTTTGAATGCGCAGAAAATTCTGCAGGTCTGCCCATTTTTGAAAACCGAGTGGATTTAGCTGAAAATGCACCACCAACTAGGTCTAGGTTCTGCTATTCAATTCTCAAATAGGGAATTATGCAAAATGCTCATTTATCTAAAAAGCTAAAGAAGGAGCGAAAAAATGCGCTCCTTCTTTACAATAAAAATTAATCCAATTCAGTCTAGTTTCGCGGCTTTGGGCGAATGCAAGGCATTCAACTATATTAACTCCGTTCTTCTCAGTTAGGGCAATATTGGCTCCCCTCCCCCAGTAATAATTCCTTGATCGTTTGCAGGAGTTGTTTTTTCGTTCATGAGCTGGACAATCTTTTCAATATCCAACTTTCCATCCAAATCAGATAGAAACAAATCATGGCCGTTTCCGTACAGCACCGATCAGCATCGGAATGGCAATCACAAGTCCTAGGATCACCGTAACAATAGAGCCCTCTAGGCCAAAATCTCCCCCCGTGAGCCATGTTGGGCCGTTTGCCTTCACAGTAAACAACCCGGCCACAGGAAGCCCGGACACAGGAATGCCAAGCGCACCTTCGAGTGCATTCCAAGCAAAATGCAGCCCCATGGCAAACCACAAATTACGCCGCCACAAGAATGCAGCTCCGAGCAGAACCCCTGCCTCCAGGGTGATGGCAAGTGCGCTCCATGGTGTTGCTCCTGGATTGCCCAGATGGAAGGCCCCAAAGGTAAGTGAGGTTATCGCGAGTGCAATCCCGCTTCCCCCTAATTTCTGTATAGCTTGAAGCATCAATCCACGAAACACCAGTTCCTCGACGATGGCTGCGCTCAGCGCTATTTCAATGGACTTCACGAGAATAGAACCAGGATCTGCAGCAGCCGCCCATTGAAAGGAGTAGCCGCCGAGCATAACAATAATAAGCGTGGACACTGCGATAAAAATCGCTCCCGTGATTACACCCCAGACAGCTTCCATCCATGCATGCTGTCCGGATAGCTCAGGAGTAGGCCGCAGAGCCACGTATTTCATAATTAGCTTATACAATAGGATGGCCGCAAAGCCCAACAGTAGTGTTAAGAATAGGGAACCGGCGCCTTCTACTCGCTCGGTCAGCACAAAGGATAGCACCTGTACAAGAATAATAGCGACCGTACCCACAAGCATCCAGGTTATTGGAAAGCGAAGCAGCCTCTCTATGTTGTTGGACCTTACTTTCTTCATGTCTTTCATCAGCTCCTATAACGTTTGGTAGTTATGAGTTTATGCTGAAAAAGTCATAAAGACACAGTGCCCTTTGGTCATGACATGGTTACTTGTGATCCAATATGCCGGAATCTCGGGCTATGCGGGCAGCTTCTCGCCTTCCCTTGACATGAAGCTTCGAATAAATCGTTGAGATGTAATTCTTAACTGTCCCTTCACTAAGAAAAAGCGCCTCAGCAATGTCTTGATTGCGCAGGCCGGAAGCCAGCTTATGCAGCACTTCGAGTTCACGGGGGCTGAGCCCGTATTTATTACTTTTTACGGCGGAGGAATTGCTCATGTTCATGCTTTTAATCATTTTGCCCGCCATCTCTTGTGTTATTAAGGTGCCTCCCGCATGAACCACGCGTATACCTGCAGCCAGATCCTTGGGATGGATGGCCTTGAGCAGATAACCTTCCGCGCCATGGCTTAACGCCGCAAGCACATACTCCACTTCCTTATAAGAGGTCAGCATAATAATCTTGATGTCAGGGAATCGCTTTTTAATCAGGGCCGTTGCAGCCACGCCGTCCATGACAGGCATATTGATATCCATTAGCACAATGTTGGGCTGAAACTGCTCGCAGCCATGAATGGCTTCCTCCCCGTTTTTTGCCAATGAGGCAATTTCGATATCTTCCTCCATGGACAGCACGATATGTAAGCTTTCCAGGATTAATTCTTGATCATCAGCAATCAGCACTTTAATGTTCGACATGCAGCAGCACTCCCTTCAGCGGAATTTTACATCTGACTTCGGTCATCGCCTCAGCTTCCTCCTTGGAATCCACGGACAAGCTGCCTCCCAATCGCTCGATTCGATGCTTCATCGTGGTCAAGCCGAAGCCATAATCCATTTTTTTAATCGGTATGCCGTTATTTCGGACAATTAATTGCAGCGTGTTCACGGCAAACTCCAGCTCCAAGAACAATTGAGATGCCTTTCCATGCTTTAACGCATTTGTAAAAGCTTCCTGAATGACACGGAGGACCGTTTGCCGCACTTCAAAATGCACCCTGGGCTCTGTCCCCAGCAGATTGACGGTTAGTACAGTTCCCGTGTGCTCTTGGAAACGGAGGACAAGGTTCTCCACCAGCTGTGTAAGACTCGCCCCCTCTTCTTCTCCCATCTCATGGACAATGTTTCGCATGTCGTCCAAATTCTGTTCAGCGAGTGTCCTTAAACGGATTAAACGGCCTTTGACCTCTTCTGGCTTCCGATCCAGAAGGGCAATCGAAGCATCCAGGCCCATAATCAGTGAGATAAAGGAGTGCCCCAATGTATCATGAAGCTCCTTCGACATACGGTTGCGCTCTTCCTGAAGCGTCATTGTCTCGATTTCTGCAGTGTAGAGGGTTAGCAGCTTATTTTGCCGTTCCACTTCTAGTGCTAGTTTATTCTTCTCTTCATATGCTTTGGCTACGGAGCTCGCCCATATGCCGATGAAACAGAACAGCAAATTGTCTGATGCGAAGCTAAACGCCTGCTCCCAAGGCAAATGCATGTAAGTCTGCGATAAAAAAGGAATGAAGGCCACCACAGGAATAACCCAGATCGTCTTCTTCGTCATTAAGTATCCCATGATAAGGCTGAGCAGCAAATAGTCCGCCCTTGAAGTCAAATCCGGATGGATGGCAGAATTCACATAATAAGAACCGCCCAGCAGCAGCTCCAGTATGCAGAACCAGGTCTTGTTATTTCTAAACCCGGGGAACCAGAACAGCATAGGGACGACAGACGCTAGCATTAGCCAAAAGATATTCACTACCGTTAGGATCGAAAATTCACTTACTTCCAATAGACGGGACGCTAGCAAAATATAGTGATACAAACGAAGAGCAAATAGGCCCCAATCCATGAAAGATAATATTTTTTTCATATCGACATCCCACTTTTCCAGTAAAAATAAATCAGCACCAGTGCATCCAGTGTATCAATTATAAGGGAAAAATATGTTAATTAGCACATTCTGTTTCCTGCCGCGGAATGAATAGTTGACTCTGGAGTTTGCTCCAATGTTATGATTTTACTGGAAGGGAGGCCGACAATGAAAATCAAGGATTTTGCGAACAAATATCAAATTCAAACCGATACAATTCGTTATTATGAGAAAGAAAACTTATTGAATCCAATAAGACGAGAAAATGGTTATCGGGAATTTGATGAAGAATGTGAGAAGCAGATACAGCTTATCATCGTATTAAAGCAATTAGGATTTACAATAAAGGAAATTCAACAATCCCTTATACTACGAGACAGATCCATATCTACGGAATGTAAGGATGCAACTACATTGTTATTGAATCAAAAAATAATGAATCTTGAGGAGAAAATCCGGTTTTACCAACAAGCATTGAGAGTGGTTCAAGCCATTAAAGAACTTGCGAGTGAAGTGAAGTATTCAGAGAATATTGAAGATATCGAAAACCTATTGCTTGGTTTATTTCAACAGGGTTTGAAAGGAGAGATATGATGACAAATAAACAAATCATTCATGTTGAATATGCACTTGCCTTTGCACTTTCCTTTTTTATTTACATGCAGCTACCCTTTCCCATATGGTTGTTCGTTGTTCTTTTATTCGTTCCGGATCTTACAATGCTTGGGTACACCATGAATAAGAAAATAGGTGCAATTGTTTATAATTTGGGACACACCTTTATTTTCCCCCTGCTTTTTGCATTAGGTTACTTATATTTTTCAAACGATTATCTATTATTAGGATCGATCATCTGGATCGCTCATATCTGTATGGATAGAGCAATAGGTGCTGGATTGAAATATCAAAATTCTTCATTTACGAATACACATATACAAAGGCTTTAACGTATACGATTTGACAGAAGGTTCTTAAATAACCGATAGTTCAGCTACCGCTGCCACGGATGTGCAAAAGTCGGTCTGCTGCTGGCTTTAGACCCGTAGAGGCCTACAACCGAAAGTGAGCTAGCGAATGTGGTTACCATCTGGTATACCGCAAAGCGAAAGGGCCATCCCACAAAGGATGGCTCTAACAAATTTAAATTTCGTTCACTATTTGTACAAATTCTCCAAAAGAACTATAGACTCCAGCAAATAAGTTTACTAAAATACCCACTATAAATTGTAACAATTATCGACAAGGAGTGAAATTTAATGAAGAAGAAAGCATTTGTAGCTATTATAAGCGCATCAATGCTGGTGAGCATGGGAACTGGCGCTCTAGCGGCAACTAAGCTGAAGGAAATTAAAGCTTACCTTAATCCTGAGATAAAGGTACAGGTGGATGGAACTCATGTTGATTTGCGTGATGCCAAGGGTAACGTTATTGCACCAATCTCTTACCAAGGAGCAAATTACGTTCCTATTCGTGCCGTCGCCGATATATTTGATATAGCAGTCACTTATGATCAGGCTACTCAAACTATTATTATAGGTGAGAAAGTCGAAGGCGTTTCGATTGCTGATGGCTTCAAAGATATGTATTATACGAAAGACTCAGCTAAAACAACCTATAAAGGCAAGGACTATAAAGAGGCCTATTTCAACGATGGATCTGGCAACCGCAGTGCTAGCTTTATGCTCTATCCGAATAAGGAGTATCAAACACTATATCTTCAGATCGCAGCTGTTAATGGTGATATAACGGACCTTACTATACAAGACGGCGATAACCAGACTACTCTGAAAAAGGTAGATGTGATCAAAGCTGAAGAGGGCTTAGTCACTATAGAAGCGGATATCGCTGGCGTTAAATCATTGTATATTCACGGGAATGTAAAAGGTGATACGGTTGTCTTTGTACCATTGACTACTTCGTACTATAAATAAGCAAAGAAAAATAATATACATATACATTTAAATACACTCGTTATTCCGAATACTTTTCTCTGGATTTTTCACATATTACATGGTTAGCGAGACCTTTGCCTATTCGTATAGGCAGGGGTCTTTTTTTGTTTACAACATATCATAGAATTTGTTATCAAATGTATGTCTATACCCCGCGGTAGCAACCTAATATGTAAAGTATAAAAAAACGCATAACTACTTAATCTGCCGTCTTATTGACAAAATCAATCTCATTCCTGATCCCTTTGTGGGCATCATTCCACAGGCCCTTTGTCAGGCGAATGCGCAGTAAGCATGTGTTAGGATCTTCATCGTTATTGGCTTCGTAATACCACTCAGCGAATATTTTGCGCAGCTTTGTCATCATCTCCGCGTTGTTCTCGTCACATACCCAGCCCAGGTTTTCACCGATCCCATCGGCCGTAAAGTTATCGACGATGATACAAACGGCGACTTCAGGGTTTTTGGCAATTTGCTGCATCTTGTATGAGGTCGCGTAGGAGACGATGTAGAACGCGCCGTCCTCATAATAGGCATCGACAATGCGGGCGGCGGGACGGCTTTGGCCATTGAACCCCGGTTTCAGCGCGATGGTAGACAGAGAGATTAGGATGTCCTTGTTGCCGAATTTTTCTTCCAGCAGCTTCATGGCTTCGTCGTACTTGCTCATTTCAATACCTCCTAAAGTGTAATAAGGCATACATTATTAAACGTATCATTGTAAAATCCTGCTGCATATAGGGAATAATACAAAAAATACAAATCACTATCATCCATGACTAAATATTCATTGTTTTTAACCATTCTTTTTTAAGCAAGGCATACTGTAGGGTGTTTTCGTATTTGGGTGTTCCGTCGTCGTAATTTGTGAATGAGATGAATTCCAAGAAACAGCCTTCTTTGCGCATCCCTAATTTCTCGCATAGCTTCTGGGACCTATAGTTATTATCCTCAACATATGCATAAATCCTTCTAGCTTCTTTTTGAGTGAAGAGATAATGT comes from the Paenibacillus lentus genome and includes:
- a CDS encoding MerR family transcriptional regulator; the encoded protein is MKIKDFANKYQIQTDTIRYYEKENLLNPIRRENGYREFDEECEKQIQLIIVLKQLGFTIKEIQQSLILRDRSISTECKDATTLLLNQKIMNLEEKIRFYQQALRVVQAIKELASEVKYSENIEDIENLLLGLFQQGLKGEI
- a CDS encoding sensor histidine kinase, with translation MKKILSFMDWGLFALRLYHYILLASRLLEVSEFSILTVVNIFWLMLASVVPMLFWFPGFRNNKTWFCILELLLGGSYYVNSAIHPDLTSRADYLLLSLIMGYLMTKKTIWVIPVVAFIPFLSQTYMHLPWEQAFSFASDNLLFCFIGIWASSVAKAYEEKNKLALEVERQNKLLTLYTAEIETMTLQEERNRMSKELHDTLGHSFISLIMGLDASIALLDRKPEEVKGRLIRLRTLAEQNLDDMRNIVHEMGEEEGASLTQLVENLVLRFQEHTGTVLTVNLLGTEPRVHFEVRQTVLRVIQEAFTNALKHGKASQLFLELEFAVNTLQLIVRNNGIPIKKMDYGFGLTTMKHRIERLGGSLSVDSKEEAEAMTEVRCKIPLKGVLLHVEH
- the rlmH gene encoding 23S rRNA (pseudouridine(1915)-N(3))-methyltransferase RlmH gives rise to the protein MFIQIVAVGKLKEKYLVQGIAEYAKRLAPYVKFQVVEVPDEKAPETMSEAEVQAVKAREGERVLAQVKSDAHVIALDVGGELWSSEELAACVDRLGTYGTSHVVFVIGGSHGLADGVLSRAQQRLSFGRMTLPHQLMRLVLVEQIYRAVKINRGEPYHK
- a CDS encoding response regulator transcription factor: MSNIKVLIADDQELILESLHIVLSMEEDIEIASLAKNGEEAIHGCEQFQPNIVLMDINMPVMDGVAATALIKKRFPDIKIIMLTSYKEVEYVLAALSHGAEGYLLKAIHPKDLAAGIRVVHAGGTLITQEMAGKMIKSMNMSNSSAVKSNKYGLSPRELEVLHKLASGLRNQDIAEALFLSEGTVKNYISTIYSKLHVKGRREAARIARDSGILDHK
- a CDS encoding pyridoxamine 5'-phosphate oxidase family protein, giving the protein MSKYDEAMKLLEEKFGNKDILISLSTIALKPGFNGQSRPAARIVDAYYEDGAFYIVSYATSYKMQQIAKNPEVAVCIIVDNFTADGIGENLGWVCDENNAEMMTKLRKIFAEWYYEANNDEDPNTCLLRIRLTKGLWNDAHKGIRNEIDFVNKTAD
- a CDS encoding transposase, which produces MYILQESLFSFEELQKLEFKERLPIFFSALDLRPYAKDLRSHSPRGADGHCRQGILRALLAAPLENMDTFSGLHRRLDMDLRFRYQCGLRLDRKAPSIATLSRVFTELTNKGLAKRLFEDLVTRCKQEGIIDGSHVAMDSAAIHAYEKKQPKRKSELTGNANWGAKFDSFGNKVKWFGYKLHLAVDTASELPLALSVTPAHVNDGDLAPALMEQVAADAKVKFFVFDAGYDQLKNYEAARKLKAQAIIPMNLRNEKEPPAGITSNGTPCCSMGFAMTYWGVDGDHLKFRCPHATGKVDCPLGMAACSSSNYGMVLKVDTKSDLRRYSSPHRNTKRWQELYKERTSVERCNSRMKTYLTADAMHVWGIEKVITHQYLNAIVLLASALAMAQKYRKVAA
- a CDS encoding stalk domain-containing protein, with translation MKKKAFVAIISASMLVSMGTGALAATKLKEIKAYLNPEIKVQVDGTHVDLRDAKGNVIAPISYQGANYVPIRAVADIFDIAVTYDQATQTIIIGEKVEGVSIADGFKDMYYTKDSAKTTYKGKDYKEAYFNDGSGNRSASFMLYPNKEYQTLYLQIAAVNGDITDLTIQDGDNQTTLKKVDVIKAEEGLVTIEADIAGVKSLYIHGNVKGDTVVFVPLTTSYYK
- a CDS encoding CPBP family intramembrane glutamic endopeptidase; this translates as MKKVRSNNIERLLRFPITWMLVGTVAIILVQVLSFVLTERVEGAGSLFLTLLLGFAAILLYKLIMKYVALRPTPELSGQHAWMEAVWGVITGAIFIAVSTLIIVMLGGYSFQWAAAADPGSILVKSIEIALSAAIVEELVFRGLMLQAIQKLGGSGIALAITSLTFGAFHLGNPGATPWSALAITLEAGVLLGAAFLWRRNLWFAMGLHFAWNALEGALGIPVSGLPVAGLFTVKANGPTWLTGGDFGLEGSIVTVILGLVIAIPMLIGAVRKRP
- a CDS encoding DUF4260 domain-containing protein encodes the protein MTNKQIIHVEYALAFALSFFIYMQLPFPIWLFVVLLFVPDLTMLGYTMNKKIGAIVYNLGHTFIFPLLFALGYLYFSNDYLLLGSIIWIAHICMDRAIGAGLKYQNSSFTNTHIQRL